A genome region from Cucumis sativus cultivar 9930 chromosome 4, Cucumber_9930_V3, whole genome shotgun sequence includes the following:
- the LOC101223070 gene encoding mitochondrial inner membrane protein OXA1 yields MAYRRSLCTRANLIARQYHPSIGVFGQTDDRKKQHLDEDSISHDRINSFLQRRSFGTSFNKSYRSNFFDLGRKYPNTFVSPSAGSFFCRYMSSTIGEGSENIEFMSNVAEVLTDTTVQSAASQAAAANEVVLAAADSFLPVKGVQYFIDAIHSYTGLNWWACIVLTTLLIRGATFPLLINQLKSTAKLTLLRPHLEEVKKEMQEKGMDPGAVAEGQRKMKNLFNEFGVSPFTPLKGLFIQGPVFISFFLAVSNMAEKMPSFKNGGAYWFVDLTTPDTMYIFPVLTAVTFWVTVEYNMQEGMEGNPIAGTMKNVMRGLAIATVPLTMHFPKAIFCYWVTSNLFSLAYGAALKVPGVKKALGVPEIPEANRNNPTPPPAFSFFNAMKQATTASNEATTTNTLTAQPSQPSQPSQSQDRKNSSSSLISQRLRILEKEVKGRKKMKNKKK; encoded by the exons ATGGCTTACCGGCGCAGCCTTTGCACAAGAGCAAATCTTATAGCTCGACAATATCATCCATCGATTGGTGTCTTTGGTCAAACCGATGACCGTAAAAAACAACATTTGGATGAAGATTCAATTTCCCATGACAGAATCAATAGTTTCTTGCAGAGGAGATCATTTGGAACCAGCTTTAATAAGTCGTACAGGTCTAATTTTTTTGATCTTGGTAGAAAATATCCAAACACTTTCGTCTCCCCAAGCGCTGGTTCCTTTTTCTGTCGCTACATGTCAAGTACCATTGGCGAAGGGTCTGAAAACATTGAGTTCATGAGTAATGTTGCAGAAGTTCTCACAGATACAACAGTTCAATCAGCTGCATCTCAGGCTGCCGCTGCTAATGAAGTAGTTCTTGCTGCTGCTGATTCTTTTCTTCCTGTCAAGGGTGTGCAGTATTTTATAGATGCTATTCATTCTTATACTGGATTAAATTG GTGGGCTTGCATTGTATTAACAACCCTATTGATTCGTGGTGCAACATTCCCTCTTTTGATTAATCAACTCAAATCTACTGCCAAGCTTACT TTGTTGAGGCCTCACTTGGAGGAGGTGAAGAAGGAGATGCAAGAAAAG GGTATGGATCCAGGGGCGGTTGCTGAGGGTCaacgaaaaatgaaaaatctttttaatga GTTTGGTGTGAGCCCATTCACTCCGTTGAAGGGACTTTTTATTCAGGGTCCTGTCTTCATCAGTTTTTTCCTCGCG GTTTCAAACATGGCAGAGAAAATGCCTTCATTTAAAAATGGTGGAGCATACTGGTTTGTTGATCTCACGACTCCAGATACAATGTACATTTTCCCAGTTTTAACCGCGGTGACATTCTGGGTCACAGTGGAG TACAACATGCAAGAAGGCATGGAAGGCAACCCTATAGCTGGcacaatgaaaaatgtgaTGAGGGGTCTTGCTATTGCTACGGTTCCCTTGACCATGCATTTTCCGAAG GCAATATTCTGTTACTGGGTTACATCTAATTTGTTCTCACTCGCATACGGGGCTG CTCTCAAAGTTCCTGGGGTTAAGAAGGCCTTGGGTGTCCCTGAAATACCAGAAGCCAATAGAAACAACCCCACACCACCACCTGCCTTTTCGTTTTTTAACGCTATGAAACAAGCAACAACAGCATCCAATGAAGCCACCACCACGAACACATTAACCGCTCAACCATCACAACCATCACAACCATCACAGTCCCAAGACCGAAAAAATTCATCATCGTCATTGATAAGCCAGAGGCTTAGAATCTTGGAGAAAGAAGTgaagggaaggaaaaagatgaagaacaagaaaaagtgA
- the LOC101206642 gene encoding putative RING-H2 finger protein ATL21A gives MALSQFSVAVILLIFFNGAESQFLCKTSSCSGRLTPEVRFPFRLKNSQDSRCGYQPDFDLFCNKRNQTILSLPNAGDVKVEIVDYKFQRLWINDPDQCFPKRILMDSFSLEDSPFIYNYRLDKFTVLNCSYYVETLPFDRVRRIKCMSGANYSVINVPDRDLKAVTNLLPTPCKVITTKKLPLTGMELEEGMVVRWSEPECGNCELRGGDCGFRSNSSDEVVCFNLPKSGIPRGAKYGLIIGVGIPGLLFLIGLVFYICGKCKAFARPNRPTSNLSLSLGHEPTSTKAGLDGPTIESFPKTTLGQSRRLPKSNDTTCAICLSEYQSKETIRTIPDCGHFFHANCVDEWLKLNATCPVCRTSPDDSSATSTPSQSTSVSVSLPTSPRSLSRNDD, from the exons ATGGCCCTCTCCCAATTCTCCGTCGCAGTCATCCTTCTTATCTTCTTTAACGGAGCTGAATCGCAGTTTCTTTGTAAAACCTCCTCCTGCAGTGGACGTTTGACGCCGGAAGTTCGATTCCCGTTCCGACTGAAGAATTCGCAGGATTCTCGGTGTGGATACCAGCCAGATTTCGACTTGTTTTGCAACAAACGAAACCAAACGATTCTGAGTCTCCCGAACGCGGGAGACGTCAAGGTGGAGATTGTCGATTACAAATTTCAGAGGTTATGGATCAACGATCCGGATCAATGCTTTCCGAAACGGATACTAATGGATTCTTTCAGCCTAGAGGACTCTCCGTTCATTTATAATTATCGACTGGATAAATTCACTGTTCTCAATTGTTCCTATTACGTTGAAACACTCCCGTTCGATCGCGTACGGAGGATCAAATGTATGAGCGGCGCAAACTACAGTGTAATCAATGTTCCGGACAGAGACCTAAAGGCAGTTACGAATCTTCTACCGACGCCATGTAAA gtgATTACGACGAAGAAGCTTCCGTTGACGGGAATGGAGCTTGAAGAAGGAATGGTGGTGAGGTGGAGTGAGCCGGAATGTGGAAATTGCGAGTTACGCGGTGGAGATTGTGGATTCAGAAGCAATTCGAGTGATGAAGTTGTGTGTTTCAATCTTCCGAAGAGCG GTATACCACGAGGTGCAAAATACGGCTTGATCATCGGCGTTGGAATCCCGGGCCTTCTCTTTCTAATCGGGCTGGTGTTTTACATCTGCGGCAAGTGCAAGGCCTTTGCTCGGCCCAATCGTCCAACTTCAAACCTTTCCCTTTCATTGGGCCATGAGCCCACTTCTACCAAAGCAGGCCTCGATGGCCCAACAATCGAATCATTCCCGAAAACAACATTGGGCCAGAGTCGACGACTTCCAAAGTCCAACGACACCACATGCGCCATTTGCTTGTCAGAGTACCAATCAAAGGAGACAATTAGAACTATACCAGATTGTGGTCACTTCTTTCATGCTAACTGTGTTGATGAGTGGCTTAAATTGAATGCCACGTGTCCAGTGTGTCGAACCTCGCCCGACGATTCTTCCGCCACCTCCACGCCTTCTCAATCAACGTCCGTGTCTGTGTCGTTGCCAACGTCACCCCGATCGTTGTCGCGTAATGATGACTAG